Proteins encoded by one window of Actinomycetota bacterium:
- a CDS encoding NADH-quinone oxidoreductase subunit D, translating into MSTLIPTTDKWLTEARLSGGGTLRTEEMVLNIGPQHPATHGVLRVVVTLDGEKIVDAVPVIGYMHRGHEKLFEQRDFRQITNLCSRMDWLSGINNEIPASLAVERLMELEVPRRATYLRVIMAEINRILNHLMFTGSFGLELGATTPVMYAFRERELLQSAMEMATGGRLHFGFIRPGGLKEDVPRGFVDLALRGIRQLQRAIPDYEDLLIGNEIFKARTVGVGVLDPDLAIEYGVSGPILRASGVPYDVRKAEPYLNYSEFDFDIPVGVQGDSFDRYWVLIQEMKESAKIVEQALQGLPSGSHIGQVPKRLTIPKGAIWAKAENPLGELGYYIISDGEAKPYRMKARTPSFSNISVVPHMLRGAYVPDMVAVLGSMFFVVGDIDR; encoded by the coding sequence ATGGTGCTAAACATCGGCCCCCAGCACCCGGCGACCCACGGAGTTCTTCGGGTGGTGGTCACCCTGGACGGCGAGAAGATCGTCGACGCCGTCCCGGTCATCGGGTACATGCACCGGGGCCACGAGAAGCTTTTCGAGCAGCGGGACTTCCGCCAGATCACGAACCTGTGCTCCCGGATGGACTGGCTCTCCGGCATCAACAACGAGATCCCGGCGTCGCTGGCGGTCGAGAGGCTGATGGAGCTGGAGGTTCCCCGCCGGGCGACCTACCTCAGGGTGATCATGGCCGAGATCAACCGGATCCTGAACCACCTGATGTTCACCGGGTCGTTCGGCCTGGAGCTCGGCGCCACCACCCCGGTCATGTACGCCTTCCGCGAGCGGGAGCTGCTGCAGTCGGCCATGGAGATGGCCACCGGCGGGCGCCTGCACTTCGGTTTCATCCGCCCGGGCGGGCTGAAGGAGGACGTGCCGCGGGGGTTTGTCGACCTGGCCCTTAGAGGCATCCGCCAGCTGCAGCGGGCGATCCCGGACTACGAGGACCTGCTGATCGGCAACGAGATCTTCAAGGCACGCACGGTCGGAGTCGGCGTCCTGGATCCAGACCTGGCGATCGAGTACGGCGTGTCCGGCCCGATCCTCAGGGCCAGCGGGGTTCCCTACGACGTCCGCAAGGCCGAGCCGTACCTGAACTACTCGGAGTTCGACTTCGACATCCCGGTGGGGGTGCAGGGCGACTCGTTCGACCGCTACTGGGTGTTGATCCAGGAGATGAAGGAGTCGGCGAAGATCGTGGAGCAGGCCCTGCAGGGGCTGCCCTCCGGCTCGCACATCGGGCAGGTCCCGAAGCGGCTGACCATCCCGAAGGGGGCCATCTGGGCCAAGGCCGAGAACCCGCTGGGCGAGCTCGGCTACTACATAATCTCCGACGGCGAGGCCAAGCCCTACCGCATGAAGGCCCGGACGCCCTCGTTCTCCAACATATCGGTCGTCCCGCACATGCTCCGGGGCGCCTACGTGCCGGACATGGTTGCCGTGCTCGGCAGCATGTTCTTCGTGGTGGGGGACATCGACCGTTGA
- a CDS encoding complex I subunit 1 family protein, with product MIADILANGYVQLGLKLGVLMILLPATLALGWVELKIGAHMQARMGPMYPGGFHGWAQTLADGIKFVLKENIIPKNADKSVFSMVPYVTMLGAALIYVVIPAGENIVIENLEVGVFYVLAASSIGVIGVLMAGWASANKYSMMGALRAAAQLIAYELPLVLAAAAVAMMAGSLSLVDIVEGQKELQLFGFYIPYLPFQIIGFFIFLTAATAEMTRPPFDMPVAEAELITGAFTEYTGIRFAFSLFAAEYITMIGLSAFGATMFLGGYAPLHRGLDFVPGIVWLLGKTATILFLLIWIRWTFPRLREDQLQKFAWKVLIPLSLVNIFVTGALKLTPWI from the coding sequence TTGATCGCCGACATCCTTGCCAACGGCTACGTCCAGCTGGGACTGAAGCTCGGCGTCCTGATGATCCTGCTGCCGGCGACGCTGGCCCTGGGCTGGGTGGAGCTGAAGATCGGCGCCCACATGCAGGCCCGGATGGGGCCGATGTACCCCGGCGGGTTCCACGGCTGGGCCCAGACGCTCGCCGACGGAATCAAGTTCGTCCTGAAGGAGAACATCATCCCGAAGAACGCCGACAAGAGCGTCTTCTCGATGGTCCCCTACGTGACGATGCTCGGCGCCGCCCTCATCTACGTGGTGATCCCGGCCGGCGAGAACATCGTGATCGAGAACCTCGAGGTGGGGGTGTTCTACGTCCTGGCAGCGTCGTCCATCGGGGTCATCGGTGTGCTGATGGCCGGCTGGGCCTCCGCCAACAAGTACTCGATGATGGGCGCCCTTCGCGCGGCGGCCCAGCTGATCGCCTACGAGCTTCCGCTGGTGCTGGCCGCGGCGGCAGTGGCGATGATGGCCGGTTCGCTTTCGCTGGTCGACATCGTGGAGGGCCAGAAGGAGCTGCAGCTGTTCGGCTTCTACATCCCCTACCTGCCGTTCCAGATCATCGGCTTCTTCATCTTCCTGACCGCGGCCACCGCCGAGATGACCCGGCCCCCGTTCGACATGCCGGTGGCGGAGGCCGAGCTGATCACCGGCGCCTTCACCGAGTACACCGGCATCCGGTTCGCTTTCAGCCTGTTCGCCGCCGAGTACATCACGATGATCGGGCTGTCGGCGTTCGGCGCCACGATGTTCCTGGGGGGCTACGCTCCGCTGCACCGGGGGCTGGACTTTGTCCCCGGCATCGTGTGGCTGCTGGGCAAGACCGCTACGATCCTGTTCCTGCTGATCTGGATCCGGTGGACGTTCCCCCGCTTGAGGGAGGACCAGCTCCAGAAGTTTGCATGGAAGGTACTGATCCCGCTGTCGCTGGTGAACATCTTCGTCACCGGCGCCCTGAAGCTGACCCCGTGGATCTAG